One Carya illinoinensis cultivar Pawnee chromosome 5, C.illinoinensisPawnee_v1, whole genome shotgun sequence genomic window, GTATGAGTTTCATTGTTAATAGATTTAAGCATGGCAGAGGATGGATGGAGTTTAAGATTAAGGCTTGCCTTTAAGGTTAGGGGGAAAAAcaggaaggggaaaaaaaaaatatacaagagaGACTGCTAGAATTTTCCTATTTTTCTAAGAAAGGCGTTTCTTATAACAAAATGATTTGGTGTTTCTGTTTGGTAAACAGACATTTGATACAGCTGGCATGACATTTGGCTCACAAGCCACTAGGGAACAAGGCCGTGGTTCCTCACCAGATTGGTTGCACATGCAGGTTGGTGGTGGTTTTGAAAGAACATAATCTATGGAGTCAGACAACATACCCCAGCCCTCACGTCCCCCCAAAAGTCTGGTAATCAGTAATTTTGGTAATAAAAACATAGAGGCAATGGCAATGCTTGCTTCTCCATTTGTTGTCAAAGGATATATACCCAATATACCTCGATATGTTAAACGAACATTAAACAAGGGACACGTCAAGCATGGAGCAATGGTTGCTGTCTATAAGACTGCTCTTACTACATGAACAACTCCATCTGTTTGCGAGTTGAAATGAGTTATTGTGCTTCATATATCATGTAGCAAGCTTGGTCGTTGTCTCTGTACTAATATACCCAAACATAACCTCTTAGAATGAGTATTATTCTTGTGAAAGAATGTCTTGTTCAGAATGTCTAAATCACCTTGTGTGAACCTTGGTTTAAACTCATGTTTGTTAAGAAGATGAAGCATGTAATAAATTAAGCTAGTCTACTACTGTTCATTTTGGAGATCATGACTGTTGACAAAGGAATTTTCTCACTGCTGAATATAatcctttttggttttttttcccaGATATAAGACTTTGTGAGGTCTAATCACTTTTAATAGGCGTATGATTGATATTTGGAAGTTGCATCTAGTCAGAGTATCCCTTATGAAACCTATAATCTGTAACGTCCTTAGTATATTTAGGATCAAGTTTAAGTAAAATGGCCTTCCAAACTGCAAGTCTCCAACCCGATTTTCTTTTCTGATGGTCACTGCTGAAATcggaaatgaaaatgaattttgGGTATAGAAACAAATATATCACTGAGGTTGGCTAATCAAGCGAGGCAAGAACTACCATTCAACAgaccaagaaagaaagaagcgaTCCATAACATAAGCTTCAATCGATTTTCAACACAGTACGTGAACCACTTATAGTGAACAAATCAAGTAGGATTGTTTGCCAAAGAAAAAATCTGATTAGATATATGTGACCTTTTTTTTTGATGTATATGAAGTTATCTATAGTTAAAAATCTCTCCAAATCTACCTGTCCACGCTAGAACGCCAGtcaatggagaaaagaaatgccCGCCTGCTGCATGGCGTGCTATAAAGACAAACTTCCTTCTCTTTTGGACTCTGGACCAAACCCATGAGTTTGTCCATTGGGAAAAGCAAAAGGAAAGCTGGTTTATTAGTTACAGAACTGCTACATACTCCCGGGTAATAACCCCGCCGCGGCTCTGGGGTTGACGtggtaattaaaatattaaaaaaaaaactggaagtTTCTCAACTTCTCACTGCCTCTATCTCTCCAGCCATACGATTTCTCTGCTCCTCATCTTCTCAATTGATTTTCGGGCATATGAGAAAGGGGATCACTCAAATTCATTTATTTGCCTACACTTTCTCaagaaacaaatatatattttccaagcttttcaattctttcttgaTGGAGTATACATTCGTTTCCCCACTGTTTCTCACGTATTTGATTGTCACTCGATATTTTCTTACGGCCATGTCCAGCGAGCTCTGCAAAAGCATCAATTTTGATGAGGACGTTGCCTATAGTTTTGCAGTCCAGGCAGCTATCTTGAGTGGTGCAGGTAAAGAGAAGGTGTAGGGGAGATTAAGGACTTGGGCAATCTTTGGTTTTAAATCTCATACGGCTTACATAGCTATTACTTACTTTGATCAGTTTCTTTCAAAGTGAGTCTTTCAAGGAAATGTTTGGGTCAAAGTAATTTTTCAGGATTGAACGTTGATTCTTCACTTCCATGTTTCCTTTGCCCCAAAACCGAAACCAACCAACTGCAACGGCCAACTAAGTAATCGGTACAACCTTCGAAGCTACAGAAGCAAAATCAGGAACATGTTTTGGATTCTCAGAGGCAACACAAACAGAACCGAAACCATGTTaccaaaaattttttaaaacgaaatttgaaaaaatgtgtAAAGAATGTCAAACTAGGAGAACAacaagaaggggaaaaaaaaaggcactCCTTGAAGAATCGAATCACAGTGGACCTCTCATGGTGACCGTAGACCTCTCTCTCACCAACGACAACAACCGTGACTCAAATATCTACTAGCCATAGATGCGCAGGTTGAAGTGACTGTTTGGCAGGGGCACGGCCCCGGCGGCTTGGAGGTTTGGGGGAGAAGGAGAACGACGGGGATGGAGTTTTGTGAGTTTCATgtagaagagagaagaagacaGACTTCGTAGATTTGAAGGATTAGAAAGGGGAAttcgaaggagagagagagagagagagagagagagagagagagagagagagagagagagagagagagagagagagagagagagagagagagaggtctgaGACTCTGAAAGAAGCACGAAGGCAGGATTTCAGAACAAAGAGGGAATTACAAAAGAGAAAACGacgttgtattatttttaagcCACGTAGGATACGAGGCCGCGGTGGGGTTATAACCTGGTTGTACATAACATTTTTCTATTAGTTAGGGATGTGCAGCCCAGTGTGAGGCGGCTTAACCTTGACCTTTCTTGGGACTCTGGAAAATTGGAGAAAACGCGATCCGGTCCGATCCAGTTGAGTCCAGCAGACTCCATTTTCGGTTGCATCTATGCCACGGAGGAGATGCTTCCAAAAACATACGAACCTGGAGAATAAAAGAACAAATGAGAGGAATTTTGATGGTTTGCACTCTTGGATAGCAAATCAACTCCTTAAAACTCTACTCTACCACTCAAATTATTCAAATGTCTTTTCTGTCAAGCAACTTAGCGCCTCAGAAACAACCACCCCGCCCCTTTAAAGCTATGCTTGGGAGCTTGGGGGAGGAGGATGGCATAGAGTGGTTATATAGATCTGATGCATAAGTTTACTGCCTACCTTATTTTATGAGCAGTAATTTCCACGgtttgtttctctctccccccctctgtttttttttttttttcaatttataacATTCTCATCAAACAAAGCAGACGCTGGGAAAATGAAGACTACAAGGTAGCCGCCGCTGCAGCTGCTACTGCTTCTCAAAAACAAAAGCACCCTCGAACAAGCCGCGTAAGGCCCCACATAAAggctttattttcttcttgttcctCAATCTCTTGCGCTTGGCTTTCCACTTCACGACCAGATTCAGAGACGTGATCTTCCTCTCCAAGAGAGCTGAAAAACTTTGCTAGCTTTTCTGAAATGGATAGTTGGCTGTCACGCAGTGATTCCTCATCTCCTTCATAATCATCCTCAccttcaaaaatcaaataaatccCACACTTTTTCATCTCAACCCCCTTGATGTATGGCGGGTCTTGCTGTGTCACATGTATCTTATAACCATCCTTCAACTGAGTTACTAAAGGGCGATAATCGTGAAAACGACACAAATAAAGGTGATCTTCGTCCACCTTTGGGATtccctttaactccaacatTGTACTGAATATAGGTTGATTCAGTTTGGTAATATGTGCTCGTATACCATATATCAAAGGGAGTCGATCTCTTAACTCATCTTGTATTTGATTGTTGACAGAGACAACAACACCTATTATCACACCTTTGATCGCACGGTTCTTGCGTTCTGAAAATGTAACCACCTCTCCAGAAAACCAATCTGGAATTTTGCTTCCTGGCATACTCAGAGAGTGTAAATTCCTCAAACAAACCTGCAAtaagatttcccatgagaaataaaacctttgtttattttttaagaattgcTTCAATTATTTGTAAAATGAAGGGGGATAATAAACGGAGCAACATCTGAGTCTAGAGACAACAATGGCTTGAGTGCACAAATACAGAGGAGAAAGAACCTTAGAAAGCCTTTTTCTTACTGCGGACGAGCATGTTCTGCAACCAGTCATGAACAACCTtctcaaggacttcaagccttCAAGGCCCGGAATATCCACCACCTTGTCACAGTTCGTAAGGTTCAGCTCCCACAAGCTTTCCAGGTTAGAAAGGTCAGACACCGTTTCCAATGCTGTACAGTTTGCAACATTCACATTCACCATGCTAGAGGGAAGTGGAGGAAGAGACGTGAGCTCTTTGCAGTCGGGCAATAAAAGCTTTTTGAGAAGCGAGAGGCCCCTTAAGCTCGATGGAAGGCTGATGAAATCATTGTTGCCTAGATTCAAATTCTGCAATGATGACAACTTTTCGAAATCATCAGGGATTCTACCACGTAACTTCCATGCGCGAGCATCCAGCTCTTGTAGCGAGCATAAATTGGAAAAAGACGTCAGAAGTCTGACTGGATTAGGTTCCTCTTGTGCAGTTGCAGTTACAAGCTCCTCAGGAATTCTGTTTCTAGCTAACTCCTGATGAGGGTCCTTGCCCATTTCTAATCTCTTTAAACTTGAGAGCATACCAAAGCTTTCAGGTAGTTCTGTCACAGCAGTTTCTGCCATCATCAAGGATTGCAAAGACTTCAAATTTCCTATTGAAGCAGGAAGTTCATGGAGCTGGGTGCATTTAGTCAATCTTAATGAAATAAGATTTTCCAGCATCCCTATCGATGCTGGCAATTCATAAATGTTGGCATTGTATAGGTTCAAAGTAGTAAGGGCCAACATGTTTCCAATTGATTTTGGTAAAGATATAAGATCTTTGCAGTTACTCATCTCAAGCTTCCTTAGCATTTTCAAGGCACCTATCTGATCCGGCAAATTCTTTATTGATGTCTTATCCAGTTGAAGCTGAACCATAGACGCTAGTCCTTCAGTTGAATCAGGCAATTTACTCAGAAACCGACAGTTTCCTACTAACAAGTCCTTCAAATATGATAATGAACCAATGGAATCAGGCAGTTTATGGATTGCACAACCATTAAGGAGAAGTTCTGACAATGATATGAGATTGCCAACAGAATCTGGAATTGAAGTGACTGATTTACAACCCGTTAAACCTAGTTTCTCAAGGTTTAATAAATCTCCAACAGACTCAGGTATTTCTTCTACTGCAGAATGATCAAGTGAGAGTTCTTTCAGGGAAGAAAGCTTTCCAATGCAGTTGGGTAGTCTTCTTAAGAACCCACAACGTTTTAGACTAAGATTTTCAAGTTTAGCAAGGCCAGAAATGGATTCAGGGAGCTCCGCTATAGCGGTGTCATCAGCGAGAAGTTCTTTTAGAGATCTCATGCTGCCTATGTCCATTGGTAATTGTTTCAATTTTGAACAATCAGAGAGGATGaaattctctaaatttttcagTCCAGAGACTTCAGCAGGAAACTCAGTAAGGTTCCAACAAGATCTTAGGTTTAAATGAAGTAATGTACTCACATTTCCTATTGATTCATGAATATTAGTTAGACTGTGGCAATGCTCAAGATCAATCTTTTCCAATGTTTGATGGCCAGATAAATCAGGAATAGCAGAAAGATTATAGCAATCGTGGAAATTCATGACCATCAACTTCTCAGCAACCTGGCAAATAAGAAGTTTTTTTCAGTTAGAAAAAACGAGACAAGCAGAGAGAATTGATATAAACTTTGCAAGCATTACAAATCAATCTGGGCCATCAACATCCTGTTATTGCTTAATTGATAACCAATGCACCTGATAAGTGAAGCATACCTTGTTACTATACGAACCCCACACTTGTTCAATTTTGCTGTCTGAGAGGTCAAGGACAGCAAGTTCCCGTGGAGAAAAATCAGAAGGAATACTTTTGAAAGGACACCCTTTCCACTGTAGCCACTTCAGTTCTGCAGGAAGATATTTATACTTTCCTACCATTCTTGTATAATTGATTTGCAGAAGTCTTAGGTGAACCATAGATTCAAAGGACTTCGTGCATAGTTTTATCTCCCTCTGTCTTTCTGCTTTAGTTTCAAGAAACTTCTTATACCTTTCTTCCATATATGTCAATGCAGAGTTGAAACTGGGCGACCTCTTAAAATTTTCCCAAGCAGTTATGTCACCGCTTTTATCCTGCACAAGGGGCTTGCTTTGAAAGTCTAGGACGATCCCTTCTATAGATCCTGTTCCCTATCATCAATAATATGGGAGATCCTTAAAAAATGGAATGGAGCCAGTAAGACTAATGACAGATAATTAGCAATCAAAGCTTAGAGAAAACAATTGGGTACATAGAGAATGGTACCCACATTTGGTAAGTTAGGACATTAAAGAAGAATGGCGCTGAAAAATTTTCAATTGGGAACATATTCAggaaatcttttttaatttttgtttacaaATATCATGTTTTTCCCTTAAGACTTAAGTTCCACCAGCATATGAACTTAACTGCCGCTACTGATCCAATCGTCTCTTGCATATTTGCAAAAAAAATTCTCTCCACAGAAAGAGTGCATGGAGCAACAAGATGGATCAGTTGAGCCCGTATCTATATCTGCTAGTTGAAAAGTTCTGCTAAAACTTGCCATCCGACAAAAAAGGAATCGGAAAAGCCATTATAAGTTATATGTTACTGTTAATCCTACCTTCTCATCCTTCAAGATAGTCATGATCTCATCACGATCCCACAGTCTGCTTCGCATGCCAGGATTCACAGGGCTATCCTCTAGAACAATTTGTTTTCCCATGTCTCTAACTTGATCATGCATCCACACAGCGTTTTCCTGGGTGACCTTGATGAGCGATTTTGCTATGAGTTCTCTGACTGCTATCTCGGCCCTAAAACCGCAACCTTTTAACACCTCAATAACATCCtttctcttcattttcattttaatgaaTAAACATGCAATGTCAAGGAATATGCACTTCTCTTGTGAATCTAGCCCATCAAAACTTATCTTCAAAACGTCCTGAAGATGGCGGGGACGAATCTCTTTCAACTTTTGTAGAGCACCTTCCCATTCCTCTACTCTCCTCTTATCGAACAAGAAAGAACCAAATACTTCCAGAGCCAATGGTAGACCCCCTGTAAGGGACACGATTTGCTTGgacatatttgaaaatttgtcaGTGGGTCTTTTTCTCCTTTGTGAATGGTAGCTAAAAAGTTCTAGGGCTTCAGACTCTCCCAACTCTCTGACCTCATAAAACTCATTCACAAGATGTTCAGGTAAAACTTCTCTGTCTCTTGTGGTTACGATGATTCTACTTCCTTCACAAAACCATTCTATTCTCCCAATTAATGCAACGAGCTTACTTATCATGTCAACATCATCCAAAACAACAAGAACTCGCTTCTCTTGAAGTACTTCTTCAATTGCAGGGGTAGAATATACAGTTAACTTACCCGAAGATAGGTCACGGATAAGTTTGTTCTGTAGGGATACTAAATCAGCATCGTTCGCAGAGTTTTCTCTAATTTTGGAAATGAAACTGAGGCAGTCAAAGTGGGCAACAAGTTTGTTACAAAGAGCCTTGGCAAGGGTTGTTTTTCCAACCCCACCCATCCCATATAATCCAAGAACTCGAATGCCTTTGGAATTTAAATCCAACCCACGCATCAGTTCTTTAATCCGAGAATCAAGTCCAACTGTATATGCAGCAACATCCACTGGAGTAATGGCCAATTCAGACAATACCCTCTGGACTAAAGATTCAATCAACTTCGCTTGCACCTCATCGCTGCCACTGAGAATAAACATGAGTAACAACCAGGATGtcaattataatatttcaatagTCACACCTATGTGCATACTTTAATATCACGTCCAAATTCTTCGAACTCCATGGCTAGGAATGATGGACCAGATTTCCTAATAGCTCACCCATGCGGTGCGCAAAGAAAATTGTTAAGGTTTTaaattaatctatttttaattttttaacttagaGTCCTCATTTGATTACACATGAGATGTGataagaaatctataaatagtaatgagataatttgtgaataatagtgaaatatttgatttaagatttttatagagttttggaaaaagagagaaaaagttgaataaaaaaattataaaattaaaagtgggttatattaatataattttggtttttgaatttaaaaaaattgaattatttttcttttattttgttgggaagtttaaaaaaattgtaatgattaaataaggactggatgaaaattttgaaaatttgaaattgtataatgtttgtatttaaataatgtttggatattgaaatgATATgcgataagataagataagataagataagatgagatgagatgatttaaaGATTTGGCAAATAAAACTAGGCCTTAATTGCTTAAAGTTGTTTAAAACTGACTTTTTTGGATCACTAATTTCAATGAtccaaaatattacaaataactaaataagtattttcaactattaaaattttaagagcTTTAAGCGATGTTtgagaaatgagataagatgaaaacatcataaatacaaatattttttaatttcaaatattcaatttttcatctaattattacttaatcatCACAACatcccaaacttccaaaaaaaatataaaaaaaaaattcaatattttcaaattcaaaaataaaaataatattaaaaaataaaattttaattttataatatttttattctactttttttttcccttttcatttttcaaaatctcataaaacattttaattcaaattatttataaatcatctcatttcattttatcttagcATTGAAACAAGGGCTAAGAGTGCAACGGAGGGAGCTATGGGCCCCCTAACTTGGGTCAATGTGATAAAACTCCTGGAAAAGTGGCCTCGGGACAAGCCTTGACATTGCTCTTGGGAGGCAAGGACAGCACTATGGTTAGCCTACAAGCATGCCTTGGCTCGTGGGGTGACACGCACGGGGCgcccagcatgcatgcatgccttggcCCACACGGTGACACACACGGGGCGCCCAGCATGCGGGCTAGCGAGGCTAGTGAGAGTTTGCCTGCACGCGCAGCCTGGCGCCGCATGCCCATGTGAGTCTCAATGCGCAGGCCCATGCGCACCTTGGTGGGCCGCGTGGCCCGTGCGCTCACCCATGCACCACAAGACCTTGCTCGACACTTCCAGCCCACCTAGCCACACTTCAGCAAGGTTAGTAGCATGCCCActaggcatgccatccagcgcacggctccagcccgtgcctCTTAGAGCAGGTCAGTGGCATGCCCActaggcatgccatccagcgcatggctccagcccatgccttgcagacTCAGTGTCTAGGCCACCAGCCTAGGccatgccgtgcaccaccatgACTCACCATCAGCAAGCCATGCTGCACCACCTGACCATGGACCAACTCAAAGACCGCCGTGCACCCACTTAGCCCACCATGGGTCATGCATGTCACGGCTAGCCTTGGTCTATGACCACTATcatgtgatttattttatttatttatttatttatttattttcaagggaCCTATTGGGAGTTTCCAATTTGTATTGCTTATAAATAGGACATCTTTCATTTGATTTAGAATCTTTTGGCAAACTCCTAGAGGGAAGACTATTATTTG contains:
- the LOC122311572 gene encoding disease resistance protein RPV1-like, with translation MEDDHATSVSLAPAFRHRWDVFLNFIGEETRPSFTYNLCDSLEKHHVRVFFQDHGQKGGNEISPSLLEAIEDSAASIAIFSPNYASSSRCLVELSKICECRRRLLPVFYRVTPSDVRHQRGPFEEHIRNHEERFGVTTVSKWRTAMKKAGGISGWVFDDSGSDEVQAKLIESLVQRVLSELAITPVDVAAYTVGLDSRIKELMRGLDLNSKGIRVLGLYGMGGVGKTTLAKALCNKLVAHFDCLSFISKIRENSANDADLVSLQNKLIRDLSSGKLTVYSTPAIEEVLQEKRVLVVLDDVDMISKLVALIGRIEWFCEGSRIIVTTRDREVLPEHLVNEFYEVRELGESEALELFSYHSQRRKRPTDKFSNMSKQIVSLTGGLPLALEVFGSFLFDKRRVEEWEGALQKLKEIRPRHLQDVLKISFDGLDSQEKCIFLDIACLFIKMKMKRKDVIEVLKGCGFRAEIAVRELIAKSLIKVTQENAVWMHDQVRDMGKQIVLEDSPVNPGMRSRLWDRDEIMTILKDEKGTGSIEGIVLDFQSKPLVQDKSGDITAWENFKRSPSFNSALTYMEERYKKFLETKAERQREIKLCTKSFESMVHLRLLQINYTRMVGKYKYLPAELKWLQWKGCPFKSIPSDFSPRELAVLDLSDSKIEQVWGSYSNKVAEKLMVMNFHDCYNLSAIPDLSGHQTLEKIDLEHCHSLTNIHESIGNVSTLLHLNLRSCWNLTEFPAEVSGLKNLENFILSDCSKLKQLPMDIGSMRSLKELLADDTAIAELPESISGLAKLENLSLKRCGFLRRLPNCIGKLSSLKELSLDHSAVEEIPESVGDLLNLEKLGLTGCKSVTSIPDSVGNLISLSELLLNGCAIHKLPDSIGSLSYLKDLLVGNCRFLSKLPDSTEGLASMVQLQLDKTSIKNLPDQIGALKMLRKLEMSNCKDLISLPKSIGNMLALTTLNLYNANIYELPASIGMLENLISLRLTKCTQLHELPASIGNLKSLQSLMMAETAVTELPESFGMLSSLKRLEMGKDPHQELARNRIPEELVTATAQEEPNPVRLLTSFSNLCSLQELDARAWKLRGRIPDDFEKLSSLQNLNLGNNDFISLPSSLRGLSLLKKLLLPDCKELTSLPPLPSSMVNVNVANCTALETVSDLSNLESLWELNLTNCDKVVDIPGLEGLKSLRRLFMTGCRTCSSAVRKRLSKVCLRNLHSLSMPGSKIPDWFSGEVVTFSERKNRAIKGVIIGVVVSVNNQIQDELRDRLPLIYGIRAHITKLNQPIFSTMLELKGIPKVDEDHLYLCRFHDYRPLVTQLKDGYKIHVTQQDPPYIKGVEMKKCGIYLIFEGEDDYEGDEESLRDSQLSISEKLAKFFSSLGEEDHVSESGREVESQAQEIEEQEENKAFMWGLTRLVRGCFCF